CGTGCCATTGAACTCTTCGGCAACCAATACTACGCCGCTCTCCTCGGGATCTGTCACCGGTGTTCGGAGAGGTCGTGTGGAAGCTCCGTGGCCTCTCCACGTCCGCTACTGAGCTCGGCTGAGACGGCGTCTCCCATTGCTTCGCCGGATCACGGCCATCGTCTGGCCATCTAAGTCGTCTACGGCATCCTCAGGCGTCCGCCGGAGGTAAGTTCAGGCCCACCCTTCTTGCTACATCATTGGCGCATCGTGCCACCTTTGGTGCCCGAGGCGTGTTCGGCGGTTTGTCGTGAGATGTATACCTCACTCCGAAATGACTTGATTGAGGAGCTTTGGAAGATACATGGTAACAATTGATTTTTTTTGTTGAACTTATTTATTTTAAGGTTCTATTATGATGAACTTTGTTATTTGTTTGAACTTGTAAtttgtatttgaacttatttgtcaATTGGTTGTATTGTGATGAACTTATTGATGCAATGAATTGGAATCATTATTTTAATTATGCGTGATTTGTTTCATAGATAAAAACATTAAGTACACACATTCACAGTCAATTGGAACACATAGAAATTTTGGGACTGCAgttttctctttcttctcctttcACAGTTTTCTGAAATCCCAATGCCTTCTCTCTTCTCTTCCAAAAACGTGCTTTTGAGAGTGAGATTTTCTCCTTCTGATGTAGATGCTCTAAGCACAGAAAAGCACCCCTTCCTATCATTTGTGCCAAAAAAAATTAAACAAAGCCATGACGTTATGTATAAGGAGTAACGGTGGCAACTCGTTGGACGCAGTGGTGGAGCTAGAACATTTGCAACCCGGGTGCCTCAATTGATAAAAATGATTTTTAGGGGGTGCATAAGTGGTGAAAAAAATGCAATTTAACAAAGGATTTTGATTTTTCCCGGGGTCCTGTGCACCCCCTTGCATAAGGGTAGATCCGCCGCTGGTTGGACGGGAAGAACAACATACTCCATTGTTGTGAAGAACAACATATCTGCACTCATGTCGTAGCTGCCACACTTTCAGAATTCAGGCGCAAAACATCAAGACAGAGTCGTCAAGCTTCAACCTCCTGGATCAGCCGATACCGCATAGTTCCGATCAAGCGGCCCACATGTTACTCTGTGTTAGTTATGTATGTCTTAAAACCCTTTAAGGTTTTCTTTGGCACTTGAGTATTTATGGAAATTAGTGGGAATAATACTCTAAAGTATTTGGTGAAACCTTTACCTTCACCCAATTCCTATAAAACctcatccccaatccactaggtaggggtagagtattgggatCGAGAAAACTACACTAAAATTTGGGAAAAGTGGGGATAAACGAGGATTAAACTCGGTCAATACTTTAGCACCAAACATGTATTTAGAATAAGTGGGGATTTAGAGCTTGGTGGGGATTATCCCCACTAAAATTCTAGTACCAAACATAATCGAAAACACTACTTTATACTTCCTGTTATTTGCCTTTAGTTTTGCTTCCTAGCTAATTTTCCAGTATCTTCCGATACTATCCCCTACTTTCTTAATCGCTGGTGTAGTCAGACCGCGTAGTAACGACAATTGTCCATTAGAAGCAAATCAGGCCGTACGGGTCTATTGTTGTCAATCGTAATTGCAAAATGTGAATGGCCGCTTGATTCTCTGTTAGTCAGGCTAGCTAGCGGACGACATAACTGTTTTTGGAGATTTAATTAAAAAGTTCGCTCAAGGTTAAAAGACACCAAAGTTACATATCTGTTGACTATCTGCATGGCACATGTCATCACCATATGATAAGTACAACCATCCTTTGTCATAATGGTACATCATTACATTCGTTATAGCAATCATCGTTGCTTTATTTTACACACATGAAGTAACCGGTACATAGTACATTTTGAAGAACCGAATGCCGCCCTGCAATATCTACCACAAATTTGTTCTGGATAAATATATTATTGATATAAAACTGATAAAATATGAGGAACTCTATTTCATTTGCTCATATATAGAGATGAGCAGCCAGCCGTGGTTTAGCGTGCAAAACCAGGGGTTCAGCTAGGGCAAGGCTTGCATTGCCTTCCTAAAGATTGATTCTCTCAATGCCCGGAGGCTTTGTCCAAGTGAATCCTTGCAACATCCTTGCAAACAGCATCATTGTGACAGGTGTACCCAAGGAGATCCCTGGACAGCCCCTCCTCCCGCTGCTAAATGAAACAAAACGTAGGCCAGGCTCACTGAGAAGTACATTCCCAGTGTTCAAATGCCTCTCGGGCCAAAACTCGAGTGGTTCGTTCCATATCTTTGGGTTGCGGCCAAGTCCTATTCGACTTAAAATGACGTGGCTATCCTTAGGGACGGTGTAGCCAGCAATTGTGGTGTCAGCCGTGGCAACATGGGGCAAGTTAAGAGCATGGTAGGGATGTAAGCGGAAAGCCTCCCGGATGCATGATTTGAGATAGTTTAGATGAGGAATGTCAGATTCCTCGACTAGTCTATCTTTACCAACGACAATATCTAGTTCATCAATAGCTTTTTGCAGGACCTCTGGCTTGTTCATCATCTCAGCAAGCGCCCACTCGACAGCATTCGATGGGTTATCGATGGTTGCAAACATCATTTCCTGCGTCGGTCGAAGTCATATGAATAATTAGATAACTTTCATTTTCATATACAATATGAGATTAAAGCGATCAATGAATTCTTGAAAGAGGTTGAGACTCCACACTAACCATTGTTTGTGCTCTGATTTCTTCTAGGGTTAACAATGGTTGTCCATCTGCATCTTCAAGATAAACCAGGACGTCCAAAAAGTCTCTGGCCTCTTTCTTTTCGCCACCGTTCCCGAGTGTAGTGGACCTTTCACGGATCCTCTCCTCTATGATGGGATCATGAAATCTGTTGAGCACTCTCATGACATTCTTGGAAACCATCTCATGCCCCTCCAAGTCAAGGCCTACCAGGGCCGGGAAGTAGTCGGACACGCAGAAGCTGTAGAGATGGTTGAGGGCTGTGAAGAGAGCGGCAACATGTGCCACCTCATCATGTCCAGGTCCACTGGTCGAGGAAGCCGGTATGTCGTCGCTGAAGTATCGCTTACCAAACACGAGCCTTCTTATGACGTTACAACAGAAATGCTGGGCTACATAGCGGACGTCCACAAAGTTGTTTGGACGTGCCATGTTTTTGATGTACCTTACAAGGTGGTTGCACTCCTCGCTCCGGAGGTGGCGAAGTCTTTGCTCCATAGAAGAGGTGAGGATCTCGCAGGTGAGTACCTGCCTCATCTTCTTCCACTGCTTCCCATATGGTGAGAAGATTGATCCCTTGTACCCAAAGCTGAACGAACCCGATGCGAACGTGGCAGGACGGGAGGCGAGAACTTCGTCGTTCTTCCGCAGAACCTCGCGGGCTATCTTCGGGCATGTCACAACAATGACATGAGTACCCCCAAGACGGAGGCACATGATGTTCGTGTTCATCTCCTCGAGCAGGCGATGGATCCACCGGAATACCGCCGGCTTGTTCCAGATCATCTGGTGCATGTTGCCAATGATGGGCAGTGTGCCAGGACCGGGTGGAAGACGCCGGCGTCGCTCAGATTGCTGCCATATGATGAGCAACAGAAAAATCAGTAACAAGAGGGCCATGATGTGGAGCGTAGCAAGAGCCATATTGTTTGAGCTGAGGATGTTATTTGAAGTAGGATAGCTGGATGGGATAGCTAGGTTGTGCTAGTAATGAAGAGATGCTTAAGGTTTGTGTTACAACACATTGCTTGGTGCATGGAACTTGCCTAATCATGTTGGTATTTATATAGGACGGCTGGGGAACTTAGCTATACAGCTGGGCCCCAATTGGTCCAACCTAGTCCGAAGCAAATCTGATGGTGCATGCATAAATCTGATGGTCCATGCAATTATAGGTATCCTATGTACTTCCTCTGACTATAATAAGTGTCCGGATTTAGTTAAAATTTAATCTAATTTAAACAAAATCCCCACAACtattatggattggagggagtaactGTAATTAGCTGCTAAAAAATCttgcaacacagcacagatggcaAATGAGTTATTTTCGCCAACTGCTCAGTCAATGGAACTTCCGAAATGTACCGAGTTTTTTTCACCGATAGTAGCTAAACATCACAAATGGATGTTCCATCAGTGGTGTCTACACATCAATAACATGCATTTTTTACATCCGCAGGTGATAGAGATGTGACATGCATCGTATATGAGGTTTCTTACGCCTGTAAGTGATTAGTGCAAATTTAAGCGATGAGAAGATTTTTGTCGATAAGGAAGATACCAATATGAAATAAAACATGTTTTTTCAAAGTCCAGCAAGCTATAGTCGTTTTAGTAAGTCTATGGATTTTTTTAGGAAAAACAACTCTGTTGTGtgtaggaagtatttatcctatatatatatatatataggattcTTATAAGTTCTTAACATggataaaatgaaataaaagttaACTTTGTGTAAATCATAAGAAAAATTCCGCACCCATATTTTCATAGTACTCGGCTTCTTTCTGTTGGCTCTCTGGATAACCTAACCCCGGTCCAACTCCTTTTAAAACTTCTTCTTGCACCGAAATAAAATATGGCCATTTCTAGTGGTCCAAATATTTCATGTTGATAAAATGAAAAATTCCATGAAAGGCTGTCTGAAGTGATATTTGGATGACTGGATGATGTTAGTCACGAAGACATCCATGCATTGAACCTCATTTGTCATACATATTGTCACGAAGATAATGCAAAAAAGACATAGCTCCTCTAGTTCGCTTAAAAAAACCTTCATAGAAAAATTGAGGCCCAAATGTACATATTTGCCCTGACCATTCTCTCTCTTCCCCTCTGTTTTGAGAGTCCACCCTCGTCTGCGAGCTCTCCCCCGACTTGTCTCGAGCGGCGCCGCTGCTTGGAGTGGGGAAGGAAGAAAAGCTCATGATGTATAGTTTAGATGTAGGTTTGGCTTTGTGCCGGTGTGGGTCTTCATGCATGTAGTTCGGAGCAGGGCCTCCAATCTGTTCGGCCAGATCTGGGGCAAGTTAGGGCTCCTCCTCCATTTGCTTCAACTTAGGAGGTCAGAGATGAAGAAGACGGGGAGTGCCACAGTCTGTTAATAAGTCGTGTTCTGTGCTACGCTCAAGCTTCTGTGGCGGGTGCCCCTACTTTCTCAGGTCGGCCGTGGCGGCTAGGGGGGAGGGGTGGTGCTAGCGCGCGCCTCGCCGTTCTCTAACTGACTGTGGTGGGGGGAGAAGGGGAGGTGCAGAGAGATGCGGCTCGTCGTCAGAAGGGTGGAATCAAGCATGTCCATGCTGCTCTAGAATCTGGTAGTGCGGCGGTGCTTGCGCGATCCTGCAACTCTCTCCTCGGGCGCCGGTGATGGTGAACTCCAAACGTCATGCGTCGAAAGGACGAAATCGAGCATCTCCATGTCGGTGATGCGCTCGCGGGCGTTCTTTGTGGCCGAACGGCGGCCACTCTTCCTCTAGGGTCGGTGACGGTGAGCTCCGAGCGATGTCTGCTGATCATCTTCAAACTCTAGGCCTTGATGCCAAATCGGAGGAACTTTGACTTCAATGCATGGTTCCCTCCTCATCACCCCAAGTGGTGCCATCC
This region of Lolium perenne isolate Kyuss_39 chromosome 2, Kyuss_2.0, whole genome shotgun sequence genomic DNA includes:
- the LOC127329597 gene encoding tyrosine N-monooxygenase-like, whose translation is MALATLHIMALLLLIFLLLIIWQQSERRRRLPPGPGTLPIIGNMHQMIWNKPAVFRWIHRLLEEMNTNIMCLRLGGTHVIVVTCPKIAREVLRKNDEVLASRPATFASGSFSFGYKGSIFSPYGKQWKKMRQVLTCEILTSSMEQRLRHLRSEECNHLVRYIKNMARPNNFVDVRYVAQHFCCNVIRRLVFGKRYFSDDIPASSTSGPGHDEVAHVAALFTALNHLYSFCVSDYFPALVGLDLEGHEMVSKNVMRVLNRFHDPIIEERIRERSTTLGNGGEKKEARDFLDVLVYLEDADGQPLLTLEEIRAQTMEMMFATIDNPSNAVEWALAEMMNKPEVLQKAIDELDIVVGKDRLVEESDIPHLNYLKSCIREAFRLHPYHALNLPHVATADTTIAGYTVPKDSHVILSRIGLGRNPKIWNEPLEFWPERHLNTGNVLLSEPGLRFVSFSSGRRGCPGISLGTPVTMMLFARMLQGFTWTKPPGIERINL